In Carassius gibelio isolate Cgi1373 ecotype wild population from Czech Republic chromosome B19, carGib1.2-hapl.c, whole genome shotgun sequence, one DNA window encodes the following:
- the LOC127979375 gene encoding RNA-binding protein 48, with product MSRLLWSLTSLHKMDRSVANPAVWDTQQLYKHHEQRTVAQTRPKYREGRRLKAVKVYTINLESRFLLVQGVPAIGVMTELVQLFALYGVIEEYRALDEYPAEQFTEVYLFQFKKLTSARVAKRHTDEKSFFGGQLHVCYAPEYETVEETRQKLQDRRRYVNRASQNKAKQHNLQLEENTVSSCTNTQTSAAPEIQKGSEKARMENVNSDDTGFSLLPLAPEDDVSYRLHGFEQPLQLQWTTDTTLPTEDKMGSLHNAIPPVTEKETKQCASSASCKKERDLIKRQKNLSPSIRFMPRTTHLESRKRKLEGQALFLNEAAETETLIGPKLPELPKVDMEDHSLNVTASLIRQTMSKVTSVPEIKPVQVKTPTAKPRRRI from the exons ATGAGTCGTTTGCTTTGGTCGCTGACTTCACTACATAAAATGGACAGGTCGGTCGCTAATCCTGCTGTGTGGGACACACAACAACTGTATAAACACCACGAGCAACGAACTGTTGCCCAAACACGCCCAAAATACAGAGAGGGAAGGCGCCTCAAAGCTGTTAAG GTGTATACCATCAACTTGGAGTCTCGGTTTCTGTTAGTTCAAGGAGTGCCCGCTATTGGAGTGATGACCGAGCTGGTGCAGCTGTTCGCTCTGTATGGAGTGATCGAGGAGTACAGGGCTCTGGATGAATACCCAGCAGAGCAGTTCACTGAGGTCTACTTATTTCAGTTCAAGAAACTGACGAGTGCAAG GGTAGCTAAACGGCACACTGATGAAAAGAGCTTCTTTGGGGGTCAGCTGCACGTCTGCTATGCCCCCGAATATGAAACTGTGGAAGAGACGAGGCAAAAGTTACAGGACAGGAGAAGATATGTTAACAGAGCAAGCCAAAATAAAG caaaacaaCACAATCTGCAATTAGAAGAAAACACAGTGTCTTCATGCACCAACACGCAAACATCTGCAGCACCTGAGATCCAGAAAGGCTCTGAAAAGGCCAGAATGGAGAATGTCAACTCTGATGACACGGGCTTTTCTTTGCTGCCATTAGCACCAGAGGACGATGTTTCTTATAGACTTCACGGTTTTGAACAGCCGTTACAGTTGCAGTGGACCACTGATACAACATTACCTACAGAGGATAAGATGGGCTCTCTACATAATGCCATCCCTCCTGTCACAGAAAAAGAAACCAAGCAGTGTGCATCTTCTGCATCttgtaaaaaagagagagatttgatTAAAAGACAGAAGAATCTATCACCATCTATCAGATTTATGCCAAGGACAACACATTTAGAAAGTAGAAAAAGAAAGTTGGAGGGACAAGCATTATTTTTGAATGAAGCAGCTGAAACGGAAACTCTGATTGGTCCTAAATTACCAGAGCTGCCCAAAGTAGACATGGAGGATCATTCATTAAATGTAACCGCCAGTTTGATCCGTCAAACAATGAGTAAG